The Amycolatopsis sp. DG1A-15b genome contains the following window.
GTGATCTTCTCGGCGGTGCCGGTGATTTCGTCGCCGGGCCGCAGGTTGTGCTTGCGGACCAGGGAAAGCGGGACGGCGAAGTCCTCGGGCGCGGGCCGGTAGCCGGGCCGGGCGAACGGGGTTTTGCCGGACAGGTCGAGGATTCCGTGAAAAGACATGGGTGTCTCCTGAAGTGGTGCTGGGCCCGCACACAGACGGCGAGGCCGGGAAAGGGAAAGAGGCCGAGTGGCCTGGATCCGGGGAGCTGCCTCCGGGCGGCCGAGTGGCCGGCATCCGCGAGGAGCGTCTCCACTGTAGCGACACATCTCACGAAGCACAACGGGTAAGAGTCCGTGGCGTTGGGTAGTCCATCAGAGAAGCCCGCTGAAACGGGGGAAACCGCGGCTGAACGATGGGAGCGGATCGTGTATCGACATACCCCGGAAACTGGCGTCGATACGGGCGAGAGCACCGACGCCGACCAAGCCGGGACCACGGCCCCGGAGCACTTCACCGCCGGAGCCGTGGTCGTCTCGACATTCGAAGAGCTGGCGCCGGCGCTGCCGAACGAGATGGCCGGCCTGCGCCGCAAGCTGATCCAGTGGCTGAGCGAGTTCCCGCTCGACGCGGACAGCACGCACGACATCACGCTGGCGACGTACGAGGCCCTGGCCAACGTAGCGGCCCACGCCTACCCGGACGGCCACGGCTGGGCCCGCTTGCAGGCTCGCCGGGAGGGTGACGCGATCACGGTGACGGTGACGGACACCGGCTGCGGCATCCCGGCGACGCGCCCACGCGCGGCGGCCCTGCGCACCTCGGGTGGCCGCGGCCTGCTGCTGATCGACCAGGTGACGGACCAGTCCGACATAGACTCGAGCACCACGGGGACCACGGTCCGCATGACGTGGCGCCCGCCTGCCCTCCGGGACGCGGGCTAGCCACTCGCCCCCGGCGCGGCCCGGCCGAGCCGAGGGAACCGCAGGCCGGCCCAGCCGAGCCGAACGAGACCGACGGCCGACCCAACCGAGGGAAACCACCGGCCCTGCCAAGCCGAAGGAGATCACCGACCGGCCCAGCGCCAGTCGACCCCACACCGCCGGCTCGCCTACCAGCGAGCCGGCGGGTTCACGTCCAGGGCACCCCGGCTGGACCGCAACGGCCGTTCGCTCGGCGCGGTGTCCGGCCCGCACTCACTCCGGCGGCCGCTCAACCCCGCCCACCGCCCGGTACCCGGCCTTGGACGCCCACGTCACCTCGGCGGCCCGGCAAACTCCCCCGGCGACCTCCCTCAAGCCGCCTCGGCCAGGCGGATCAGCCTGTTCCTCGGGTACGAAACCAGTTCTCGCTCGTCATCGGTGGTGAAGATCTCGACGGAGTCCTCCCGCAACTCCGCCGAATTCACCTGCAGCTGCCACGCGGGCAGCCCCGGCGCCGGCTCGTGCCAGAACCACTGGCCCTTGGTGAGCTGGTGCGCCGGGACTGTCGCGTCGTCCGTTTTCATGTGCTGAGGCTATCCGTCACCACCGACAGTTTTCGCAGCACCTGGACCCTGTGATGACGACCACTGTGGACTAGCCCGTCGCGCAGGTCACCGTCGGGTCGGTGAGGTTGCCGCCGTGTTGGACCGTGAAGCCGATGACGTTGCCGCTCCCGTTGGACCTCGCCGTCAGCACGTAGCCCGTGCTGTCCCACGTTCCCGTGTAGTTCCAGCTGCCGATCACCTTCTGGGGTGGGTGGAACGTCACCGTGAGCACCCAGTTGTTCGTCCCCGACACCGTCACCTGGCCGTTGAAACCGACGTTCCACTCCGCCGTCTTGACGTAGGCGGCCGAACAGCCACCGGGTGCCGGGGTGGTGGGCGTGGTCGAGGTGGTGGTGGGCGTGGTCGTGCCGCCGTCCGGGGGTGCGCCGCCGTTCAACGCCTCGAGCACCGCCGTGTAGGCCGCCTTCTTCTGGCCGTTGCCGTCGAACAGCAACGGCGTTGCCGACGCTCGCCACGAGTCCGTGTCGCGGATGCCCCACACCGTCATCCCGGTGCAGCGCGCGACCGCGAGGCACGCCTGCGTGACCGTGCGGAAGTTGTTCGCCTGCGCGGTCCCCGAGCCCTCGACGTCCAGCTCGGTGATCTGGACGTCCACCCCGAGGTCGGCGAAGTTCTGCAGCGTCGTCCGGTAGTTCGACGGCACCGGGCTGTTGGGGTTGAAGTGCGACTGGAAGCCGACGCAGTCGATCGGCACGCCGCGGGACTTGAAGTCCTGGACCATGCGGTACACGGCCTGGGTCTTCGCCTGGCTCCAGTCGTCGGTGTTGTAGTCGTTGTAACACAGCTTCGCGTCCGGGTCGGCCGCCCGCGCCGCGCGGAACGCCGCCTCGATCCAGTCGTCGCCCGTGCGCTGCAGGTTCGAATCACGCCGGGCGCCCGAGCCGCCGTCGGCGAACGCCTCGTTCACCACGTCCCACGCGTAGATCTTGCCGCGGTAGTGGGACGCGACCTGGGTGACGTGGTTGAGTATCGCCTGCCGCAGCGCCGAGCCCTCCATGCCCTGCATCCAGCCGGGCTGCTGCGAGTACCAGGCCAGCGTGTGCCCGCGCATCCGGGCGCCCTGGCTGGCCGCCTGGTTCACGATCCGGTCCGCGTTGGCGTACGAGAACTGGCCCTGGGAAGGTTCGGTCGCGTCGATCTTCATCTCGTTCTCCGGCGTGATCATGGAGAACTCGCGGCTCAGGATGCCGGTGTACACGCTGTCCGACAGCTTGCTCGCCGAG
Protein-coding sequences here:
- a CDS encoding PHB depolymerase family esterase, which translates into the protein MRRLLTALSAAVLAIAAAIVLVVAAQPASAATLTRVTDFGSNPSNLNMYTYVPDRVAARPALLVAVHYCTGSASAIFNGYARDYVTAADQYGYVIVFPEATRSGQCFDVSSPQALTRGGGSDPVGILSMVNWAKQRYNVDSSRVYVTGFSSGAMMTNVLAAEYPDVFAAGSAFMGVPAGCFATTDGSSWNSQCANGQLSKTPQQWGDQARQMSGGRTGPFPRMQLWHGTADDTLRYPNFGEEIKQWTNLQGIGQTPSSSDAPQSGWTRTRYGATGTQAPVEGISVQGAGHSLPQNGMIQYAIAFLGLNSGSTTTTPTTPTTPTTTTSSTPPAGSTLGSAAARTGRYFGTAVSASKLSDSVYTGILSREFSMITPENEMKIDATEPSQGQFSYANADRIVNQAASQGARMRGHTLAWYSQQPGWMQGMEGSALRQAILNHVTQVASHYRGKIYAWDVVNEAFADGGSGARRDSNLQRTGDDWIEAAFRAARAADPDAKLCYNDYNTDDWSQAKTQAVYRMVQDFKSRGVPIDCVGFQSHFNPNSPVPSNYRTTLQNFADLGVDVQITELDVEGSGTAQANNFRTVTQACLAVARCTGMTVWGIRDTDSWRASATPLLFDGNGQKKAAYTAVLEALNGGAPPDGGTTTPTTTSTTPTTPAPGGCSAAYVKTAEWNVGFNGQVTVSGTNNWVLTVTFHPPQKVIGSWNYTGTWDSTGYVLTARSNGSGNVIGFTVQHGGNLTDPTVTCATG
- a CDS encoding ATP-binding protein, coding for MYRHTPETGVDTGESTDADQAGTTAPEHFTAGAVVVSTFEELAPALPNEMAGLRRKLIQWLSEFPLDADSTHDITLATYEALANVAAHAYPDGHGWARLQARREGDAITVTVTDTGCGIPATRPRAAALRTSGGRGLLLIDQVTDQSDIDSSTTGTTVRMTWRPPALRDAG